A window from Garra rufa chromosome 14, GarRuf1.0, whole genome shotgun sequence encodes these proteins:
- the fkrp gene encoding ribitol 5-phosphate transferase FKRP: MHHKSCFTTSAIMRISFCQALLTGAIILNLLILYYVSRAQQQMMEKRREQSKGLKKASLPVPGLGAMGNLVGGSIVGGAKMGGLEGNMRGPRVTILVREFEDFENYVGDVARSFLRQRPELPFLAVAESPPYPPLALPEGARLLVLSPSPDQPPQTHRPEFNVQTEFALLVPDGVELDHGRQIERLIRELEGEGGGPVRLVAAPVLTRSAVQCLHLRVNLREWTVTYTPAASGSSGSVCTALQGDAVVLIRTEDLFNLSVPLGHPLMSSLFVQTSLRGWKVKLLEGPSFSASHRPLFSSAHNQWKADGRLKDATNHLMRSFGLKRVVLPDGRDQWFGCSKETARCFGTVRDDTPEYLYIERWTPPCCLRALRETTKYVINILESSGVRYWLEGGSLLGAARHQDIIPWDYDVDLGIYLEDVPNCDYLKNLDSGSLVDANGYVWERAVEGDFYRVQYSEANHLHVDLWPFYPRNGVMTRDTWTEHKQDVEFPEHFLQPLVPMQFAGITAYGPNNHRAFLELKFGEGVIENPQYPNPAKKRLDRSRTLGS, translated from the coding sequence ATGCATCATAAAAGTTGTTTCACCACAAGCGCCATAATGCGTATCAGTTTTTGCCAGGCTCTTTTAACGGGAGCTATAATTTTGAACTTGCTCATCCTGTATTATGTCTCACGGGCCCAGCAGCAGATGATGGAGAAGCGTCGGGAACAAAGTAAGGGCTTAAAGAAAGCCTCTCTGCCTGTGCCAGGACTGGGAGCTATGGGCAATCTGGTAGGTGGAAGTATAGTTGGCGGCGCCAAAATGGGAGGCCTTGAGGGCAACATGCGTGGTCCACGCGTCACGATCCTCGTTAGGGAATTTGAAGATTTTGAAAACTACGTTGGTGATGTTGCACGCTCCTTCTTGCGCCAAAGACCAGAGCTGCCCTTCCTCGCTGTAGCCGAAAGTCCACCGTACCCTCCTCTGGCTCTTCCCGAGGGAGCCAGGCTCCTGGTGTTGTCGCCGAGCCCCGACCAGCCTCCACAAACTCACCGTCCTGAGTTTAACGTGCAGACGGAGTTTGCACTATTAGTTCCAGATGGCGTGGAGCTGGACCACGGCCGACAAATTGAGAGGCTCATTCGGGAGCTGGAAGGCGAAGGTGGTGGACCAGTCAGACTCGTTGCCGCCCCTGTGCTGACCCGCTCGGCAGTGCAGTGCCTGCACCTTCGGGTGAATCTACGGGAATGGACTGTGACCTACACCCCTGCAGCCTCAGGAAGCAGCGGTAGTGTCTGCACAGCCCTGCAGGGAGACGCCGTGGTTCTTATCCGCACTGAGGACCTCTTCAATCTCTCAGTTCCCTTAGGGCACCCCCTCATGTCTTCCTTGTTTGTCCAAACATCTCTGCGCGGCTGGAAGGTCAAGCTTCTGGAGGGGCCTTCGTTTTCTGCAAGTCATCGACCGCTGTTTAGCTCAGCACACAATCAGTGGAAGGCGGACGGTCGTCTGAAAGACGCCACCAATCACCTCATGCGTAGCTTCGGCTTGAAGCGCGTGGTGCTGCCTGATGGTCGGGATCAGTGGTTTGGTTGCAGTAAAGAGACTGCAAGATGTTTCGGCACAGTGCGTGACGACACACCAGAATACCTCTACATAGAGCGCTGGACTCCGCCTTGCTGCTTGCGAGCTCTGCGAGAGACTACTAAATATGTTATCAATATCTTGGAGAGCTCCGGCGTACGTTACTGGCTGGAAGGGGGTTCCTTGTTGGGTGCAGCCCGACACCAGGATATAATCCCATGGGACTACGACGTGGATTTGGGCATTTACTTAGAGGACGTTCCAAATTGCGACTACCTAAAGAATCTGGACTCTGGCTCACTGGTGGACGCTAACGGCTATGTGTGGGAGCGAGCGGTTGAGGGTGACTTCTACCGTGTGCAATATAGTGAAGCCAACCATTTGCATGTGGACTTGTGGCCCTTTTACCCTCGCAATGGAGTTATGACTAGGGACACTTGGACTGAGCACAAACAAGACGTAGAGTTCCCAGAGCATTTCCTGCAACCCCTGGTGCCAATGCAGTTTGCCGGGATCACCGCTTATGGTCCGAACAACCACCGTGCCTTCTTGGAACTCAAGTTTGGGGAAGGGGTTATTGAGAACCCCCAGTATCCAAACCCTGCCAAGAAACGACTGGACAGGAGTCGCACATTAGGATCGTAG